The Buchnera aphidicola (Meitanaphis elongallis) sequence TTTATGTTATTTGGTAGAGGAATAGTGTCGCATACTATTACTTCATCGATGTATGAATTTTTTAAATTTTCTGCTGCGTTTCCTGAAAAAATAGGATGTGTTGCATATGCAAAAACTCTTTTAGCTCCTCTATCTTTTAGTGCTTCTGCAGCTTTGCATAACGTTCCTCCTGTATCGATCATGTCATCTACTAAAATACAATCACGATTAGCAACGTCTCCAATTATGTGCATAACTTGTGATACGTTAGTGTTGGGTCTTCGTTTATCAATAATAGCCATATCTGTATCGTGTAATAATTTTGCAATAGCTCTAGCTCTTACTACTCCTCCAATATCTGGAGAAACCACTATGGGGTTTTTAAGATTTATTTGTAACATATCTTCTAGTAAAATTAAACTTCCGAATACGTTATCAACAGGAACATCAAAAAATCCTTGAATTTGTTCAGCATGAAGATCGACAGTTAGCACTCGATCTATTCCAATGCTAGAAAAAAAGTCAGCTATTACTTTTGCAGTGATTGGAACTCGAGATGAACGAACTCGACGATCTTGTCTTGCATATCCGAAATACGGAATTACAGCTGTAATTCTTCCTGCAGATGCTCTTCTTAAGGCATCTACCATTACTATTAATTCCATAAGATTGTCATTAGTAGGATAACACGTTGATTGAATAATAAATACATCATTACCGCGCACGTTTTCGTTTATTTGAACGCTAATCTCTCCGTCACTAAATCGTCCTACTGATGCGTTCCCTAAATTCATGTATAGTCGATTAGCAATAGATTTTGCTAAATTTGGAATAGAGTTTCCGGAAAACAATTTCATATCGGGCACGATAAAAACCTCAAAGTATAGGAATGTATAAGTGTTTTATGTGTTCTAATATTATAAATATGATTTTTAAAATAAATGATGCGATTGTAATTGTTTGTGTAAAGTTGAAATATTAGTACTGCTTGTAACAAATCCATAAGTTTTAGCAGGTAACATAAATAAAATTTTGTTTGCATCTTTTTTTGAGTTAAATTCAGAAAAGATGCAAGATCCTGTTCCTGTTATTCGAGAAGGTGCATACTGAGATAGCCAAGTGATTAAATTATTTATTTTTTTAAATTTTTTTTTTATAAGTTCTTCGAAATCGTTTTTGAATGATGTTGTTAATAATGAATCAATGTGTTTTCTTCTTGATTTTTTTTTCAAATTTGGGTGAGAAAAAATTTTTTTAGTAGAAATTTTAATGTTTGGATAAGTAATTAAGTACCATTTTTTTGTTGTTTTTATGGGAAATAATATGTTTCCTATGCCTTCTGCTATTGATGTTTTTCCCATTATAAATAAGGGAACGTCAGCTCCTAATTGTGTTCCAAGATCTATTAATTGTGAGATTTTAAATTTCATATTCCATAATTTGTTTAATACAAGTAATATTGTTGCAGCATTAGATGATCCTCCACCCAATCCCCCTCCTATTGGTATATTTTTTTTGATAGAAATGTTGGCTCCTAGTTTTAACGAGTAACTTTGTGCTTTTTTTTTAATAGTTGTGCTGCTAGGACGATGATGTTTTGAGAATAGGGTATTCTTGGAATGTTCGTTAATAGTTTTACGTGTCCACTATTATTTGGAGTAATGTATATTATATCTCCGTAATTTAATAATTGGAATAGTGTTTGAATGTTGTGATAGCCATCAGTGCGTATTCCTGTAATATACAGAAAAAGATTAATTTTTGCAGGAGAAAACCAGGTAGTTTGCATTATTCTAAAATCCAATTGTTAATGTGTAAAACAATAGAATTATTTCCTTGTTTCATTTTGATTATATTGGGTAAGAATGGAACATTTTTATTATTGTAATATAAATATATTATTTTCAACAATTTTTTTTTGTAAAGATGTTGTAATGTATGTATATGTGCATTTTTCAAAGTATATCTATGTATTTTTTCGGGTAATCCAACAATCCATTTATTAAGACAGTCTAATGGTATTGTTAAACCTGTAATTGCAGAGAAAGTTATTTCTGGTTGCTTATTAACGTATATTTTTCCTGTGTTATCTAAAATTTTGCAGATGTTTTTACAAAAAATAGTTTTTAATTGTGTTTGTCCAATAAAGTTAATCAGTGTTATTGAAAAACATGTTGGTGTATGTTTTTCAAAATAAAATCTACTAAAAATTTTGGTTCTATTTGATAAAAGTAATAAATAACCATTTGCTTGGAACGTTTTTATTTTTTGCAGAGCACGTTGTTGTTTTTCCCATGTAAAATTATTTTCTAATACATTAGACGTTTTCATGGCACATGAAGTACTTATTAGACTAAATATTACAGTAAAAAGAAAATACTTAAATTTCATGTAATAAAAAAAGATTTCAATGTATATCGCTTAATGTGTATTAAACAAATTTTATCATTTTTTGTAAAGGATGTAATATAAATTTTATAAGGAATGTTATTTTAATATGAACTTTAAAGAAATGGTTGAAAAGCAACTTTTTATATGTTTTCAATAACTATTTTATTTTGTTTTTAGCTTCAGATCTATAAAAATTAGGAAAACTATGTATATAATTATATCAAGAATTATTAATTGAAAAGTCATCATACAGTGAATATTTTTATTATAAAAAAGTTAGAAGCTTTGCACAAAAGATACGAAGAAATCGAAAGAATGTTATCTGATATCAATATTGTTTCTAATCAGGATAAATTTCATGAATTGTCTAAGGAACATTTAAAATTGTTTAATATAAATAGTTGTTTTATTGATTGGAAAAAAAATGAAGATGACAGAGATGCAATCTCTCATTTGTTAAATGATATAGAATTACACAATATAGCTGAAGAAGAACTAAAAATAGTTTATTTAAAGAAACTTAAATTAGAAAATCAATTGAAGATGCTGTTATTGCCTGATGATCCATATGATAAAAGAAGTTGTTTTATTGAAATAAGAGCGGCTACAGGCGGGAACGAAGCAGCTATATTTGCTGGCAATTTATTTAAGATGTATACTCGATATTCAGAATCATATCATTGGAAGACTGAAATTATTAATGCTACTCATAGCGATCAAGGTGGATTTAAAGATATTATAGTTCAGATTACTGGTAAAGGAGTATGTGGAAAATTAAAATTTGAATCTGGAGGTCATAGAGTGCAGAGAGTTCCTAAAACAGAATCTCAAGGACGAATTCATACTTCAACGTGTACTGTTGCTGTTATTCCTGTAGTGCCGGAAGAAGAAATAAAAAAAATTAATCCTAATGATTTAAAAATTGATACTTTTAGATCTTCCGGAGCAGGTGGACAACATGTAAATACGACAGATTCTGCCATTAGAATTACTCACATTCCTACTGGTCATGTAGTAGAATGTCAAGATGAACGTTCTCAACATAAAAATAAAGCGAAGGCATTGTCTGTTTTAGTATCAAGAATTCAAGCAGACCAGTTTTCTCAACGTCAAAAAGAAGAGTCTATTAAACGTCGTAAACTTCTAGGTAGCGGTGCACGTTCAGACAGAAATAGAACATATAATTTTTCAAAAAATAGAGTAACTGATCATAGAATTAATCTAGTGTTGTATTCTCTAGATGAAATATTAAATGGAAATTTAGATTTGTTGATTGAACCTATTGTTCAAGAGTATCAAACTAATTGTTTATCTAAGCTTTTTGATAATACCAGTATGTTAACTTCATGAATATTAAATTGTGGTTAAATGCAGCATATTTAAAATTAAAAAGTGTTGGTATTATTAGTTTTAGAATAGATGCAGAAATTTTGCTGAGTTATGTCACTAAAAAAGATATTAGTTGGTTAGTTATTTATGGTTCTTATAAATTAACTGTTAGTGATCTTGTAAAATTAAATAGTTTATTAAGACGTAGAATGAACGGCGAACCTATTGCTTATTTGGTTGGAAAAAAAGAGTTTTGGTCTTTGTCCTTGATTGTATCTCATGCTACTTTAATTCCTCGCTCAGATACTGAAATTTTAGTAGAGCACACTTTAACAAGACTAGAAAATGTCAATTACAAAAAAGTGTTAGATTTGGGTACAGGCTGTGGATGCATAGCATT is a genomic window containing:
- a CDS encoding ribose-phosphate pyrophosphokinase; translation: MPDMKLFSGNSIPNLAKSIANRLYMNLGNASVGRFSDGEISVQINENVRGNDVFIIQSTCYPTNDNLMELIVMVDALRRASAGRITAVIPYFGYARQDRRVRSSRVPITAKVIADFFSSIGIDRVLTVDLHAEQIQGFFDVPVDNVFGSLILLEDMLQINLKNPIVVSPDIGGVVRARAIAKLLHDTDMAIIDKRRPNTNVSQVMHIIGDVANRDCILVDDMIDTGGTLCKAAEALKDRGAKRVFAYATHPIFSGNAAENLKNSYIDEVIVCDTIPLPNNIKKLSNVRTLTLAEMLAEAIRRISNEESISAMFEH
- the lolB gene encoding lipoprotein insertase outer membrane protein LolB, producing MKTSNVLENNFTWEKQQRALQKIKTFQANGYLLLLSNRTKIFSRFYFEKHTPTCFSITLINFIGQTQLKTIFCKNICKILDNTGKIYVNKQPEITFSAITGLTIPLDCLNKWIVGLPEKIHRYTLKNAHIHTLQHLYKKKLLKIIYLYYNNKNVPFLPNIIKMKQGNNSIVLHINNWILE
- the prfA gene encoding peptide chain release factor 1, whose protein sequence is MNIFIIKKLEALHKRYEEIERMLSDINIVSNQDKFHELSKEHLKLFNINSCFIDWKKNEDDRDAISHLLNDIELHNIAEEELKIVYLKKLKLENQLKMLLLPDDPYDKRSCFIEIRAATGGNEAAIFAGNLFKMYTRYSESYHWKTEIINATHSDQGGFKDIIVQITGKGVCGKLKFESGGHRVQRVPKTESQGRIHTSTCTVAVIPVVPEEEIKKINPNDLKIDTFRSSGAGGQHVNTTDSAIRITHIPTGHVVECQDERSQHKNKAKALSVLVSRIQADQFSQRQKEESIKRRKLLGSGARSDRNRTYNFSKNRVTDHRINLVLYSLDEILNGNLDLLIEPIVQEYQTNCLSKLFDNTSMLTS